A segment of the Zonotrichia leucophrys gambelii isolate GWCS_2022_RI chromosome 25, RI_Zleu_2.0, whole genome shotgun sequence genome:
TGCAATAAATCCATTAAATAACAATTTCAAATTTTGGGATAACCTGACGCTCGGAATTTGGTTTGTGGGAGCGATTTGTTGTTCTTCTGTGGTTCTGCAGAAAAATCAAGATTGGGGAACACCCCAAATGTGGTCAGATCTGACAAAGCCTTTGCCTGCCGGGCCTAATTGAGCCTGGCTTAGCTTTTATGGGAATTACTCACCaggaaattccctttttattgGGATAAACACAAGCACAATCCTGTCACCTCTTCCCAGCTTTCACTTTCACCACAGGAAAGTCAGGAAAGGGAACAAACCAATCTCCCTATagttaattttaataaaaaaggaaaaaatatctgtggaaattgattttttaatataaaaattaagcCAGCAGGAGTTTGGCCgcaaaaatatggattttttgccttgaaagtgttcaaagccaggctggatgggcttggaaTAACGTGGGATATCCCTTGCCCATGGATCTGGATgatcccacccaaaccattccaaaattccaggatAAAAGTAAAGAATCTCCACCTGGACCTGTGTCCTTTACCCCataagattaattttattttattttattttattttattttattttattttattttattttattttattttattttattttattttattttattttattttattttattttattttattttattttattttattttattttattttattttattttattttatattttattttattttattttattttattcttgttcttgttcttgttcttgttctttcCCTTCCCATTAAAATTATTCTGCACTATCACAGCGgtttcctggttttcttttccagggaaattcTCCTAATTGGGAAATCTGGATAAATTCCAAattcctgaggtttttttgggacCGGGGAGGTTTGAGAGCTGCCCTTGAATGATTGGAATTTTGGAATTCCTCACCAGCCTCAGGGTGGGCTCCTCCCTCCGGGGGAGTTCCCTTCAGAGGGAAAAGGGTTTATGGAAAATTTGTCAGGTTCATTTAAACAACTAAACAGGTAGAAGGAAGAATCCCAACCTCTGAGGAGCCTTTTTCCCGTGTTTTTGCTGGATTTCACGTTCTCCGTGCCCACCCTCCTCACCTGGGCAtccaggtgggaaatgggaatttttcaaTGCTCCCAAATCCCCGCAAACCTGTTCCTGCTGAAACAATCCCCTCGAATATTCCCCGCCCATCCAcacttaaaatataaattttcccatttattttccctttaatttatAGGAATCCCCACTTTGGAGGCTGCCATAAATCCCTGTTTTTACCCCATTTGTGTGTGCCCCActttccctgtcctgctcctgttcccgATCCCAACGCTGACGTAACCATCCCAATCTCTCAGAGGATCAGCCCACGAGCCGTGGGCAGCCCACGGATCCCACATTTCTCGTTTGGCTCTtggggaaaagggtgggaaaacTGCGGCAATGAGGTCACGGGCGGGGCGGAGCCCACGGCCTCGGCGTTGGCTCATCGGCCCCAGCGGCTCCACCCCATCCAGCTCCAGGGCTTGGACGATCTCCAATCTCCAGTTCCACGCCGGGctcgggaggaggaggaatgggaattattccttttttaggtttttggggttcttttttccttaaaggaaCATCCCAGAGTTGTtgaggttggaaaggatctCCAAGGTTGAGTCCCGGCTGTGCCCGATCCCAGACCAATGTTCAGAAattccttggacacttccaggggtggccactccaaacctccctgccCACCCTTTCCAGGAGagattttcccaaatttcccaccctgagcctcccctggcacagatCAAGgcctttccctcttttcctgtccctgttccctgagatcagatcccaaattccccctggaAGAGCCCAAAATTCCCTCCTGGAGTCTCCTCACTGGGACTTTCTGGGGGAAAATGACCAGGTTTTCCACCAAGAACTCAGAGTTGGATCCCTTTTGGATCAAACTCATCCCTTTTGGGTCAATCTGATCCCTTTTGGGTCAATCTGATCCCTTTTGGATCAATATCTTCCCTTTTGGATCAAACTCATCCCTTTTGGGTCAATCTGATCCCTTTTGGATCAAACTCATCCCTTTTGGATCAAACTGATCCCTTTTGGGTCAGTATCGTCCCTTTTGGATCAAACTCATCCCATTTGGATCCATCTGATCCCCTTTGGATCAATCTGATCCCATTTGGATCCAATTGatccaaatattttgtttgagTCCATTCCAGTATTTCAAGCAACCCTCAGCATTCTCCACTCATCtgtctattattattattattattattattattattattattattattattattattattatttacagcCCAGAAAAGCAAGGGTGTATTAGGAAACCCTGGATTTTTCTGCCAGTTTGaccttttttccctgctttttccccCGTGTTCCCACCTCCCACAAACCCATCCCACCTCTTTCTCTCCCACTCCCACGTTTTTTACGGCCTTGCACGGAGAGCTCGgctgttcctcctcctcctctgctcttcACAGGATCccgggatggtttgggatggaaaggcCCTCCAGGATGATCCAGATCCCTCATTCCCTTCcccacatcccatcccacaaCTCCTCCTCTCAggcctttccctttcccctctcctggcCCAGTAAAACGCTCAATTATTGGGGGCAATCTGATGCCCAAAAGTGACCCAACGTGCCCAGGGTGGATCTGAGGCTGGGGCACACCCCGCTATTAATGGGGTTATTCCTGATAACCTGTCATTAAATCCCCAATATTGCACGGCGGCAAAATCTGGGAAGAGGCCAGGGAGATCAAGGCTTGGCCcaggggaagggatggggatgcTTTGCCTCCTTAAATCCCTTTTTGGGCccaaaaatcataaaatcatggaatggtttgggttgggaaggtcCCTaaggctgcttctcctccttaAATCCCTTTTCAGGCCCAAAAATCATAAAaacctggaatggtttgggttgggaatgTCCTTagggctgcttttcctccttaaaTCCCTTTTCAGGCccaaaaatcataaaatcatagaatggtttgggttgggaaggtcCTTAAGGCTGCTTCCCCTCCTTAAATCCCTTTTCAGGTCCAAGAACCATAAAAACctgaaatggtttgggttgggaacaTCCTtagagctgcttttcctccttaaaTCCCTTTTCAAGCCCAAGAATCATAAAaacctggaatggtttgggttgggaaggtccttagagctgcttttccttcttaaatCCCTTTTCAGGTCCAAGAACCATAAAaacctggaatggtttgggttgggaaggtcCCTaaggctgcttctcctccttaAATCCCTTTTTGGGCccaaaaatcataaaatcatggaatgatttgggttgggaaggTCCTTagggctgcttttcctccttaaaTCCCTTTTCAGGCccaaaaatcataaaatcatagaatggtttgggttgggaacaTCCTtagagctgcttttcctccttaaaTCCCTTTTCAGGTCCAAGAACCATAAAAaacctggaatggtttgggttgggaacaTCCTTagggctgcttctcctccttaAATCCCTTTTCAGGTCcaagaatcataaaatcatagaatggtttgggttgggaacaTCCTTagggctgcttctcctccttaAATCCCTTTTCAGGCCCAAAAATCATAAAAACctgaaatggtttgggttggaaaggtcCCTaaggctgcttttcctccttaaaTCCCTTTTCAGGCCCAAAAATCATAAAAACctgaaatggtttgggttggaaaggtcCCTaaggctgcttttcctccttaaaTCCCTTTTCAGGcccaaaaatcataaaaaacctgaaatggTTTGAGTTGGGAACATCCTTagggctgcttttcctccttaaaTCCCTTTTCAGGTCCAAGAACCATAAAAACCTGGAATGGTTTTTGTTGGCAAGGTCCCTaaggctgcttttccttcttaaatCCCTTTTCAGGCCCAAAAATCATAAAAACctgaaatggtttgggttgggaatgTCCTTagggctgcttttccttcttaaatCCCTTTTCAGGcccaaaaatcataaaaaacctgaaatggtttgggttgggaaggtccttagagctgcttttcctccttaaaTCCCTTTTCAGGCCCAAGAATCATAAAaacctggaatggtttgggttgggaaggtcCCTaaggctgcttttcctccttaaaTCCCTTTTCAGGCCCAAGAATTATaaaaccatggaatggtttgggtttggaatgtccttaaaaataattttattctaattcctttccattttcccatGATGCTCCaactttctctgggaaatccattccagggcctccccaccctcacagggaaccaTTTCTTCCCTAAACccaacctaaatttcccctttttcagcTTGAAcccattccccttttcccataACCACAATTCCTGGTGAATTCTAGGGGCAAGGAAAACCCTGGAATTCCTGACAGATTTTTATTCAAGCTGAACCTTTGGCCTTGTTGAGCTGGACCAATCAGTGCTGTACAAATAattgcagctggaaaaaaattccaatattTCCTCTGGATAACaaaactctgcatttttttttccctgaaaaaatttccttttccttccttaaatCCAGCTACAAAttcattttacagcattttgTGCCACCAGCTCCGGGTTTAATCCTTGAAGGAACTCAGAGGAAGCTGCCAAATTTTCTTGCTGAGACGAGCAGCTTTAATGAGGCAATGAAGGCAAATGAAGATTTAATTAATATCTTTCTCATTAATGGATGATTAAATTGGATCTTAGCGCCACGCCTGGGTGAGCCATGGGGCGATACAGGAATGGGAATGTTGGCTCATTCCACAGGCGCTAATGAAAtagtaaaattaattatttgcaaGGGCGGGACTTCTAAGAtgccccaaataaccccaaacttCTCCCATGAGCTCCCACCCTCCTGAGGAGCAGATCCCGCAGCTCTTTAGAATCCCAGGATCCCGAAAGTTGGGAAAGAATTCCAAAATTGTTGAGTCCAAGCTGTGTCTGATCCCACCTGGAcacccagaattcccattccttTTATAagtttttgggtttctttttccttaaaggAACATCCCAGAGCTGTTGAGGTTGGAGAAGATCTCCAAAGTTGTGTCCAAGCTGTGCCTGATCCCAGACCAATGTCCAGAAATTCCTTGGACATCTCCAGAACTCCaaccctgcctgggcagccccttccaaggttttttccattttccaggagagattttcccaaatttcccaccctgagcctcccctggcacagctctagGCTGTTCCATCTTGTCCTGTCCccatttcctgggaaaagaTTCCAATTTCCCCCTTGgcagatcccaaattccccctggatcccccttttctccaggctgagctgccccaaatccctcaggattttccatttccagctcTTCCAGCCCCGTTCCCATCCCTGGCCACGCTCCAGCTCCTCAGCGAAGTTCAAAATCTCCTTCTCCTCAATCTTCtggtggtttggggttgggCTGAGCCATTTCAGAGCTCCTTCACCCAATCCTGGGGGCTCCAGGACCTCAAAAAAACCTCTGgggactcttggggatggttcTGTGCCCGATCCTCAGGGTTCCCTTCCACCTTGGGATATTCCAAGATCCCGGGAAGTCCTGGAGGTGACCCTGACCTGGAGAAGGCGTTTGGGTGGTGGCCCCAGAGGGACACCAGGCCCAGCTTTTAACCAGACCCAAATCACACCCAGGCACTCCAGGCTTCCCCCTGCGGGGCTGCGATTCCACCTTGCCTCGAGTTTTATCCAAGGGAATTCCAGAGCATTAGCTGGGTTTTGTTTCCAAGATGAAAGATTCCCGGGAAATTGGGGTGCCGTCATTGTTCCTGAGCTCCCAGCAAAATCTCGTTGGGTGGCGGGGAAGAATTCCGCACTTCCGGAGTTATTGGTGTGTTTAATTCTTTAATCATCACCTTTGGTGGTGCTGGAGGTAAGAAATGTCCCCAGACCTCTCCACGAGGGAGGAAATCCAAGTGGAAATGTGTTTTGTCCTTCAATTCTTAGGGATGAGGCTGAGATGTCTGGAAGGAAATGGGAGGCTGccaaaaaattgattttttgttATAGTGTCAATAATCACATCAGGGGGAATCACATCAGAAATGGACAGAAATTTGCCATAAATGGACGTAAACTATCAGAAATGTCCATTAATGGGCAGAAATTAACATAAATGGACAGTAATTAACATAAATGGACATAAATGGACAGAAATTAACATAAATGGACATAAATGGACAGAGATTAACATAAATGGACATAAATTGCCAGAAATGGACAGAAATGGACAGAAATGGACAGAACTGAGATCCTGCTCAGGTCTGagcaataaaacaaataattaacGAGCAGTTGGCGGTGATTTCATTTAATCCCACATTTCCCCTTCAATCTCACAATTATCCaatgaaaaaaaacaccccaaaacatcaTCCTTTTAATTGGAAACCGGATTCCAGGTTGGGAGCCCAGAAACTGCTCCAAAACTGAGATTCCAGGATCCAAACCAGCCTCAGCCTCAGGCaataattcccaaatttctgcctgtttattttcctgctgggtGGTGTTGGCTGCTCCCTTCCAAGCCTGGAACTGCCCCGATAAAATCTGGGGGACAATGAGGGTTGAGGACGGCGCTCTGCCCCCATCTGGGATGATGACACCGATGATTTCCTCTCTGCCAAGCGGCCTCGGAGCCCAATTTGGAAAATTATAGGGAAgagcaaagcagctgcagcagcttcctctGATTTCATCTCCGTATGCAAAGCAGCCGGGAAGGATCAGAGCGGAGCCCTGGAATTCCTGAAGCCAGAAAATCAATTTATGGGCCacgacaacaacaacaacatcaacaacaacaacaacaacaacaacataaTCAGCGTGCCAGGAAAAAACAGGATGAGGAATGTCCCAGGTAAAATCTCTGGAGTTGGTTTGTTTGAGGTGAGTCTGGAGCTCCTCAGCACAAAGTGCTGCTCtttaaagtttgtttttttaatgtataaaaatatgtcgttttgttgggtttttttcccctgaaaatcctttgcaaaaaaaaaaaagcaacaattcctaattttttaaaaattgaatttataTTTCCAGAAGGATTTCtcttccagctgggaagggagtTTATCTCCTTCTCTTATCTCTTAAGGAACTCTTTGATCTGAGGCAGGTTCAGGGCTTGTGAAAGGAGCtttggggctgtgccaggggtttGCATTTGGGAGCTGAAATTTTTTGGAAGGATCTCTGTGGAATATCAGGGCTGCAAAATTACACAAAAGAAAAGATCCCATTAAAATTTCCGGGGAAGAAATCCAATTCCAGAAACCAAAcccaagggatttttttgggcagttttttgttttaaaattttctctcctACAAGACAATGGGACGAGGTTCTTATGGACTTTTTTCAAATATTGGGTTTGGTAACTCCTGGAATTGCCTCAGCTGTCAATCACTGTAATTAATAGGTGCTTTTAATTGCCACAAATTAAGTGAGTCAGACTGTTCTGTGCCGCTCATGTGTCTCCTCTGCTCATTAGATTGATTCCAGAGCcatgaaatgtaaataaaaccatttatttggggctttgtttttgtgttttcctttcgTTTTAATACTTCACCACAACTGAGAAGgaagagtttggtttttttaatgtcaatGTAAGCGTGGAAATCACATTATCAACATTTTCCAGGccctggggattttttttgaacTGAATTTGTGGGCCTGGACTTGAAGTAATGTTTGCTCTGAGTCCTCTAATCCTAAACTAAATTCCTCTCCTCATCTGGCCTCTGAAAAACAGATCCCcaaaggaaaatttaattttccacagattttagtattttttgggTGTTTATTCTGAAGGGGATAACCCCTGAGATGAGGAATTgcagataaaatataaaatcctGGGCAAGTGCCCTTTTTAAGCTGAATTTCTGATGGAATTCTTGTCCAGGAATTGCTTTGGCACCTCAAATTTCCTACTCGGAACGTGAAAAGGAAATCCTCTGCTCAAAGGACAGCTCCAAGGACAGAAATTCCATAAAACCCCATAGGGTGAACACAAAGCGACCACGCACACACAGAGTGAATATTTTAGGGAAAATCTGCCTGTTTTAGGGCAAATCTCCCCCAGTGGATGGAGGGATTCCCAACAAAGGTCCTGGAAGGGTGAAGCACCTTGCCTGGGCCTGTGTGGGCCTGGGAATTCATGTTCCAAGTCAGAAATTCCATAAAAACACACAGGATGAACACAAAACCAATATTTTAGGGAAAATCCCATTGTTTTAGGGAAAACCCCCCTCAGAGGATGGTGGGATTCCCAACCAAGGTCCTGGAAGGGTGAAGCACCTGCAGCGCCCTGTGTAGGCCTGGGGATTATCCCACATCTCcttgtggggctgggaattTATGTCCCAGGACAGAAATTCCATAAAAACACACGGGGTGAACATAAAGTGAATATTTTAGGGAAAATCCCCCTCAGTGGATGGTGGGATTCCCAACAAAGGTCCTGGAAGGGTGAAGCACCTGCAGCGCCCTGTGTAGGCCTGGGGATTATCCCACATCTCcttgtggggctgggaattTATGTCCCAGGACAGAAATTCCATAAAATCACACGGGGTGAACATAAAGTgaatattttggggaaaatccccCTGTTTTAAGTCAAATCCCCCTCAGTGGGATGCCCAACAAAGGCCCTGGAAGGGTGAAGCCCCTGTAGGCCTGGGGATTATCTCCCACTCCTGTGTGTGGAATTTAGAAGTCAGAAATTCCATAAAAACCCATGGCATGGACACAAAGtgaccacacacacacacaaaataaatattttagggaAAACCCCCCTcatttttttagggaaaatcccccccccatcccccagGATGGAGAGATTTCCAGCAAAGGCCCAGGAAGggtgaagcagctgtgtgggACTGGGAATTATCTCCTAATCCTAAGGCGTTATCAAAACAGTTGCGAcaaggggaggcaggagcagggaaaacatTCCATTTCACAAGGGCTTGCGTCAAGGTGGCTCCCAATTTCCCTTCTCCATGACAGGATATAAAAGTGCTCCTGACTggtggccctggagctgcctctgctgacTCGTTCTCCTCGCTGACTGGGTAAGTCAGATTTAACTGAATCAGCTCCTAATTAGAGGCAATTTGGTTTATGGGGAGCTTTGAAGTGAGGTTTTATATCCTATCCTAAATCAAGGGTAGAGTTTATTCTCCAAGCCCGTTCTTGCGTGGGAAGTGGGGCTTGGGATTAAGGTGGTTaaaagggaggagaggaatgggagttttaaaaaaagttgaTGGGAGGAATTTTTAGGAAttgaacatttatttatttatggagAAGGATCACTCCAAACCCCTGATCAGGGTGGGATTGATTCCCAACAGGAAAGGGAATGAAGTGGGAGAAGGGGTCGGaatgaaatgagaaaaggaCAGGGAGGTTCCTCCCAGAATTCATTCTGGGAATAGGAACAggacaaaatacagaaaagctttggggtgacccaattgtggccttccaggaCCTGAAGGAGCCAAAAGGAACATGAGAAGAGAAAATTTCCAAGGGATGGAGTgcaaggaaaagggggaatgagTTCACACTGATGGACAGGaggtttggatgggattttagggataaatccttccctgtgagcgTGGGGAGGCTCTGAaatggaattcccaggaaagctgtggcagccccatccctggaactgtCCAAGACCAGGTgggacagggtttggggtccatggaaagtgtccctgcccatgccagggatCAGAACTGGTTCTTCAAGGTCCATTCCGTGATtccatggagcaggagagaggagtgGGAACAGAATCAGAAACATTTCCCCACAATTCATCTCCTTTGATTGGTGCAATTTATGGAAAAGCGGATTGTGCCTTAGaaatgatgatttttaaaaattatgattttaattttttaaccaCAAACTCATTTATTCAGATGATTTAATCCCACACATCTGCACCTGTCCATCCAAACACCATCCAgcaaatccccattcccagctccctttgGAATCCAGGAAATTCCAAAGGGAATAATCCCCCATACACCTCCAATTTCCTGCTGGATATCTCAGAATTTAGGAACAGAACACATTTTCTTCACCTGGATTCCCTCTCTCACCCAGAAGCCTGGGGACAATTTTACCTCTAAAAGGCGGCGCTTAAAGaattaaacacaaaaacaaatgaGGAATTTTTCCCTATCCTTCCAATCCATCCTTCTCAGGCCGTGCCTTCATTGGGTTGGGACCTTCTCATCCTTCCAGGTTGGATCTGGAACGATGTCCTCCTATGGCCAACTGCTCAGCGCCCGCTGCGCTTCGCCCTGCGAGGTGACGTGCGCCCAGCCCTACGTGGACGCCTGCAGCGAGCCCTGCGTGGCCGCATGCGGAGACTCCCGAGCCATCGTCTACGCCCCGCCCGTGGTCGTGACATTCCCGGGGCCCATCATCAGCTCCTGCCCCACCGAGAGCATCGTTGGGTCGTCCATCCCTGAAATCGGCGGGGGAATGGGGTCTGGAGGGGGTGGCATGGGGTCTGGAGGTGGTGGGATGGGGTCTGGAGGTGGTGGGATGGGGTCTGGAGGTGGGATGGGGTCTGgaggaggtgggatgggatctggaggtggtgggatgggatctggaggagggatggggtctggaggaggaggaatgggcTCCACCTGTGGAGGGGGAATGGGAGGGGGAATGGGAGGGGGAATGGGAGGGGGCTCCTCCTGTGGAGGGGAAATGGGAGGGGGCTCCTCCTGCGGGGGTGGGATGTCACGGCTGGGGAGCCTCTACCGCGGCTCCTCCTATTTCTCAGGCTACAATAGGAATTATTACCCCTATTATTCCAGAGGGTACTACAGGTATCGCTATGGGAACTACGGGAACTACGGGAACTATGGGAATTATGGgcctttttaaccctttaaagCTGAGGAATGTCCCAAGGAAAAATAGGATGCAGGGTAGTAGTTGAGAGCTAGGAATTCcaagcagcctctgctccagctgatcGGGTcggagctggggttgtttggATCTTGTTTGTGCTTTATCCAAGGCTTAGGATCCCGATGTTCCCTCCCTTTGTCCCTCTCTCCTGTTGTGTTTTGTACTCCCTGAACCCAAAGAGTCAAACCTGTGAAAGTGTCTGGCT
Coding sequences within it:
- the LOC135457658 gene encoding feather keratin B-4-like, which translates into the protein MSSYGQLLSARCASPCEVTCAQPYVDACSEPCVAACGDSRAIVYAPPVVVTFPGPIISSCPTESIVGSSIPEIGGGMGSGGGGMGSGGGGMGSGGGGMGSGGGMGSGGGEMGGGSSCGGGMSRLGSLYRGSSYFSGYNRNYYPYYSRGYYRYRYGNYGNYGNYGNYGPF